Within the Bacteroidota bacterium genome, the region AAAGTAATAGTAGTTATTTAAGATGTTAAACAAAGATTCCTTTGCCATGTCGGTAGTAGGTCTGACAGGTAGTTTTTTTGGAGCAATAAGCTTCTTTCCTTTATTCTTTCCGGATATTATTCTCATTTGTTGAAAAGTTCTATTGGTTAAAAAGCACCAGAAAATCGTGGGCATTTACATCATCCAGCTCATGCGAATATTGATGCTTTTCTAATCTTGAGCCAAAGGAAACATTTCTTACATATTTATATACTAAGCTGTATAATTCAGAATATGGTTCAATTTCTCCATACAATTCTAAATCAAATTCCTCAGGGTTGATTTTTAATTGTTCGGCTACAAATAATATATAATAAACAAAGTCTTCCTTGTTTTGGTATGAAAACGAATTGTAATGCAGGAGTTTTTTATTCTCAATTATAACAATTTCAAATTGACTTTTCTGTACGTGTACAAACATTTTTAATGCTTGATTGCTATTGTTTTTTTCCAGTAAATTTTCAATTAAAACACTGGAGAAATGTTTAAAAACAAATTCTCCGTATTTCTCGAATAAATAATCATTTACTTCTATAAATGGAGAGTATATATTGGCAATCTCCAGGGGTTCAATTATTTCGTATGTTAAGAATTCGTTTTCTAAAAGTTTTTGATTGAAATTGAGGTAGGATTGTAAATTATCATCATCGAATAAAGGCACCGGCACTAATGTGGAAATCTGATTTACATGAGAAATCTTTACATCCTTAAAATTCATTTTCAGTAATGAACTTGAATTGTAAATTTCTTTCACTTTCTCCAGAAGTTGAACGGGATGTTTTACATTATCGAAATGATAGCCGACAATAGCTACAATTTTGTTTATATCAGAATTTAGTATAGAAAAAGAAAATCCATCCAGCTTTAGCTGAATGGATAATTCTAAGTTTTTAAAATGATCTGATTCTAAGGATTTATCAATCTTGTATAATATTGGTTTTATCATTTTTTACAATCAGGTTCATTTTTGAGTGAAGATCATTATTTTTTTCCTTCTTTAAAGTCTGGTTCGTAAGGTTTTGGCCAGTTACCACTAATACTTGCCTGCTCAAGGTCTCCTACCTGCAGGTAATTTCCTTTAACGTCGAAAGCATCAACAGCCTCTAAAACCAGCTGTTTATCCAAACCGTTTAATAAATCTGTTTTCTTAACACGTGCAACAAAAACAGGAACTTTAATGCCGTTTTTATCAAGGTTAGTTGTTTTAAGTTCAAAATCAATACCTTCTGTGTTAGGAACGTGCATCATGTTCTTATAAGTAGGTTCTGTAGGGAATAATGAATCCTTTACAGATGCAAAACCTAATGTGTCTATTATAACTTCTTCTTTAAGTCTGTCCATACGGTAAACTTTATCGTATGCCATATAGCTTGTGTCTCTTCTTGATACCAATGTGAATTCTGCAGTATCTATAAATTGTACCAGACTATTCCAGCTCTTAGCAAATTCACCATTTACAGACTTATATGCGATCTGAGATTTACGGATATCTAACAAGTTACCTATAGCTTCTGTGTAGCGGTGTTGCTTCTCTTGTTCGAATGCAATTGGATTCATTATTGAACTGTAAACCAAATAAGCCATGAAA harbors:
- a CDS encoding DUF3822 family protein; its protein translation is MIKPILYKIDKSLESDHFKNLELSIQLKLDGFSFSILNSDINKIVAIVGYHFDNVKHPVQLLEKVKEIYNSSSLLKMNFKDVKISHVNQISTLVPVPLFDDDNLQSYLNFNQKLLENEFLTYEIIEPLEIANIYSPFIEVNDYLFEKYGEFVFKHFSSVLIENLLEKNNSNQALKMFVHVQKSQFEIVIIENKKLLHYNSFSYQNKEDFVYYILFVAEQLKINPEEFDLELYGEIEPYSELYSLVYKYVRNVSFGSRLEKHQYSHELDDVNAHDFLVLFNQ